Proteins found in one Methylobacter sp. S3L5C genomic segment:
- a CDS encoding efflux RND transporter permease subunit: MDELQNQKPKRGLTTKIVEIFTTSQLSILFLIISLLAGAAALVLTPREEDPQIVVPVMDVLIEYPGASSEEVEKLVSTPLEVLLKQIEGVEYVYSISKPGAAMVTVRYFVGQDFEDSLVKTWDRLMSNQNLIPPGVTHWKVSPVEIDNVPIVLLTLSAQNNNYDSMALRRIADELIISLRSVGDVGKSWVVGGEQRQVSIYANPASLAAHGVTLIEVTQALANANVNLQAGSFESNNREILLEAGPHFSSSPEVGATVIKSVAGRPVYLRDVARIEDGPADVDHYTRIGFGPAVDEMPTIGKATGNQPQVGQERPMVTIAVAKRKGSNAVHVAEAVIANAEKMHGTLIPEDVLLTVTRDYGETANDKVNELVKHLSFAIVIIVVLLAFSLGLKESFIVSIAVPMTLALTLLLDYISGYTINRVTLFALILSLGLLVDDPIVDVENIHRHYKLRKESPLEALLTAVDEVRPPTILATFTVIVSFLPMFYITGMMGPYMAPMAFNVPIAMIVSLIVAFTVTPWASFKLLQSEYHKHSDEAPEVLEKIFIYRTYRAALGPLLATPRRAKLFLLIVLIAFVGSTMLAITRAVPLKLLPFDNKNELQIMIDMPRGSTLEKTDEVARALGSYLATVNEVTDYQTYTGLAAPMDFNGMVRHYYLRSGGYVGEVRINLLAKDKREQQSHEIALRIRSDIEKIGKQYGANLKIVEIPPGPPVLSGLVAEIYGPPEATIDSLIAVSKRVRADMEKTEGVVDVDDFSEAQHDKVHFQLNREKAALSGVSVAQVAETLRIALAGQTVGIVHADRERQPLEINLQLPRALRSSIADLLALRVKIDQGELIPLSELGTATLENEDQPIYHKNLQRVSYVIAEMAGRSPVEAVFDLNDTFAERPLPPGYRAELAGEGEWKITVDVFRDLGLAFAAALVMIYVLLVGQTGSLTVPLVMMIAIPLTVIGIMPGFWLLNQFMATPVAGYPNPIYFTATAMIGMIALAGIVVRNSIILIDFIERIRARADVTLADALIEAGAIRLRPIFLTAGAAMFGAFVIILDPIFSGLAWSFIFGIFASTLFSLLVIPVVYFLINKEKEVSNK, from the coding sequence ATGGACGAACTGCAAAATCAAAAACCGAAACGTGGCTTGACGACCAAGATTGTCGAAATTTTTACCACCTCACAGTTATCCATTTTATTTCTGATTATTTCGCTGTTGGCTGGAGCTGCAGCACTGGTTCTTACACCACGTGAAGAAGATCCACAGATTGTCGTGCCGGTTATGGATGTGCTGATTGAATATCCGGGGGCTTCCAGCGAAGAAGTTGAAAAGCTGGTGTCGACACCGCTGGAGGTTTTGCTCAAACAAATTGAAGGTGTGGAATATGTCTATTCCATCTCCAAGCCCGGTGCGGCGATGGTTACCGTGCGTTATTTTGTCGGCCAGGATTTTGAAGACAGTCTGGTTAAAACCTGGGATCGGCTTATGTCCAACCAGAACCTTATTCCACCGGGGGTTACGCACTGGAAAGTAAGTCCTGTAGAAATTGATAACGTGCCTATCGTGTTACTGACACTTTCTGCACAGAATAATAATTATGATTCTATGGCATTACGCCGCATTGCCGATGAGCTGATTATTTCTCTAAGAAGTGTGGGCGATGTGGGTAAAAGTTGGGTGGTTGGCGGCGAACAACGCCAAGTCTCCATTTATGCCAACCCGGCCAGTCTTGCCGCGCATGGCGTAACGCTGATTGAAGTGACTCAGGCGCTGGCCAATGCCAATGTTAATTTGCAAGCGGGTAGCTTTGAAAGTAATAATCGTGAAATTTTACTGGAAGCCGGCCCGCATTTTAGTTCATCACCAGAAGTGGGCGCGACCGTTATAAAAAGTGTTGCCGGACGTCCTGTTTATCTGCGGGATGTGGCGCGTATTGAAGATGGCCCGGCAGATGTCGACCATTACACGCGTATCGGCTTTGGCCCTGCTGTCGATGAAATGCCTACGATTGGCAAAGCTACCGGTAACCAGCCGCAAGTCGGGCAAGAACGGCCAATGGTCACTATTGCCGTTGCCAAACGTAAAGGCAGTAATGCCGTTCATGTTGCCGAAGCCGTTATTGCCAACGCAGAAAAAATGCACGGCACGCTGATTCCCGAAGATGTTTTGTTAACCGTTACCCGTGATTATGGCGAAACCGCTAACGATAAAGTGAACGAACTGGTTAAACATTTAAGCTTTGCCATCGTCATTATCGTGGTGTTACTGGCTTTTTCGTTGGGGCTGAAAGAGTCATTTATTGTGTCCATTGCCGTACCGATGACCTTGGCGCTGACTTTGTTACTGGATTATATTTCCGGTTACACCATTAATCGCGTTACTCTGTTTGCCTTGATTCTATCGTTGGGCTTATTGGTGGATGATCCGATAGTGGATGTTGAAAATATCCACAGGCACTATAAATTACGCAAAGAATCACCGCTGGAAGCGCTATTGACGGCGGTCGATGAAGTCAGGCCGCCGACTATTTTGGCGACTTTTACAGTGATTGTGTCATTTCTGCCGATGTTTTATATCACCGGCATGATGGGCCCCTATATGGCACCCATGGCTTTTAACGTGCCGATCGCCATGATTGTCTCGTTAATTGTGGCTTTTACTGTCACTCCTTGGGCCAGCTTCAAACTACTGCAAAGCGAATATCACAAGCATAGCGACGAAGCACCGGAAGTACTCGAAAAAATCTTTATCTATCGGACCTATCGCGCGGCCCTGGGCCCGCTGCTAGCGACTCCGAGGCGTGCCAAATTATTTTTACTCATTGTGCTGATAGCCTTTGTAGGTTCAACCATGCTGGCTATTACTCGCGCCGTGCCGCTTAAATTATTGCCTTTTGATAATAAAAACGAATTGCAAATCATGATCGATATGCCGCGTGGCTCAACCCTGGAAAAAACCGATGAAGTTGCGCGTGCCTTGGGTAGTTATTTGGCGACAGTCAATGAAGTGACTGATTATCAAACCTATACCGGCCTTGCTGCACCGATGGATTTTAACGGCATGGTTCGCCATTATTATCTACGCAGTGGTGGTTATGTGGGTGAAGTCAGAATTAATTTATTAGCTAAAGATAAGCGCGAGCAACAGTCGCATGAAATCGCTTTACGCATTCGTTCTGACATAGAAAAAATTGGTAAGCAATACGGCGCCAACCTTAAAATTGTTGAAATTCCGCCAGGGCCACCGGTGCTTTCCGGTCTGGTTGCTGAAATCTATGGCCCGCCTGAAGCGACTATTGACAGTTTGATAGCAGTATCCAAGCGGGTTAGAGCCGATATGGAAAAAACCGAAGGCGTAGTCGATGTGGATGATTTTTCCGAAGCGCAGCATGATAAAGTGCATTTTCAGTTAAATCGGGAAAAAGCGGCCTTGTCGGGTGTCAGTGTTGCGCAAGTTGCAGAAACGCTGCGTATCGCTTTGGCGGGTCAAACTGTGGGTATCGTACATGCGGACAGAGAGCGCCAACCCCTGGAAATTAACCTGCAATTACCGCGTGCGCTACGTTCATCTATTGCCGATTTATTGGCATTACGGGTAAAAATAGATCAAGGTGAACTAATACCCTTAAGTGAGCTAGGCACCGCTACCCTGGAAAACGAAGATCAGCCTATTTATCATAAAAATCTGCAACGGGTCAGTTACGTCATTGCCGAAATGGCAGGACGCAGTCCGGTAGAAGCCGTTTTTGATCTTAATGATACGTTTGCCGAACGCCCATTGCCGCCGGGTTATCGCGCCGAATTAGCGGGGGAGGGCGAATGGAAAATTACTGTTGATGTCTTTCGTGACCTTGGACTTGCTTTTGCAGCCGCGTTAGTGATGATTTATGTTTTATTGGTCGGGCAAACCGGATCACTGACCGTACCACTGGTTATGATGATCGCCATTCCCTTAACGGTGATTGGCATCATGCCGGGATTTTGGTTGCTGAACCAGTTTATGGCGACACCTGTTGCAGGTTATCCCAACCCGATTTATTTCACCGCCACCGCCATGATAGGTATGATTGCTTTGGCGGGTATTGTTGTGCGCAACTCCATTATCCTGATCGACTTTATCGAACGCATTCGTGCCCGTGCCGATGTAACGCTTGCCGATGCGCTGATTGAAGCGGGTGCGATTCGCTTACGGCCTATCTTTCTGACTGCGGGAGCGGCCATGTTCGGTGCCTTTGTAATTATTCTTGATCCGATATTTTCAGGACTGGCCTGGAGCTTTATCTTTGGTATTTTTGCCTCGACTTTATTCTCACTGTTGGTAATTCCGGTGGTTTATTTTTTGATTAACAAGGAAAAGGAAGTAAGTAACAAATAA
- a CDS encoding DUF4405 domain-containing protein has translation MNRTFANIIIDIIAALLLLGMITTGYILRFPLPPSSNKTLSLWGYTRHQWGDGHFWISLGLLIILIIHLVLHWNWIVTVIGKRCHLLQTAHPSLIRSGILTGGIVICLMTIFAWTAENSVKEIAGPMRGKHLGHRGNADPVNESLTTLPIHNSIDQQAVGLWKDIYPIFENNCLSCHGPQKQLANFRVDRREDFFGSNGRSPLILPGQGAASPLIAIVSGIRKDMPMANVHKLSEQDVLKLKAWIDSGAEWTVKS, from the coding sequence ATGAATCGTACATTTGCTAACATCATCATCGACATCATTGCGGCACTTCTACTCTTAGGTATGATTACGACAGGATACATATTGCGTTTTCCGTTGCCACCAAGTAGCAACAAAACCTTGAGTTTGTGGGGTTATACCCGTCATCAATGGGGCGATGGCCATTTCTGGATCAGTCTGGGGCTTTTGATAATCCTTATTATTCATTTGGTTTTACATTGGAATTGGATAGTTACCGTAATAGGTAAACGCTGTCATTTGTTACAAACTGCGCACCCTTCACTAATTCGCAGTGGAATATTAACAGGTGGTATAGTTATCTGTCTTATGACGATTTTTGCTTGGACTGCTGAAAATAGCGTTAAAGAAATAGCCGGTCCAATGCGAGGAAAACACTTGGGGCATAGGGGGAATGCTGATCCGGTTAACGAATCTTTAACCACTTTGCCGATACACAATAGTATTGATCAACAAGCTGTAGGGTTATGGAAAGATATCTACCCAATATTCGAGAACAATTGCCTGTCATGCCATGGTCCACAAAAACAGTTAGCTAATTTTCGTGTTGATCGCCGGGAAGATTTCTTCGGAAGTAATGGGCGATCACCTTTAATTTTACCGGGACAGGGCGCTGCAAGTCCGTTAATTGCTATTGTATCCGGGATAAGAAAGGACATGCCGATGGCTAATGTACATAAGCTTTCTGAACAAGATGTTTTGAAACTGAAAGCCTGGATAGATTCGGGAGCAGAGTGGACGGTAAAAAGCTGA
- a CDS encoding thiopurine S-methyltransferase: protein MNTEFWLESWEKNKIGFHQQEINSHLKSYWQHLNATKHCRVLVPLCGKTRDMLWLCGQGYRVLGVEISPLAVRDFFTESSLNPEIVQQDNFCRWEADSLVILQGDFFNINSDQVQDIACVFDRASLVALPVELRQQYVQHLKNILPDNVKTLLMTFDYEQKEMNGPPFSVSENEIRDLYQEDHEIILLCKQDVLDEYPQLQAQGLNRLQEKIYLLKPR from the coding sequence ATGAATACTGAATTCTGGCTTGAAAGTTGGGAAAAAAATAAAATTGGTTTTCACCAACAGGAAATCAATAGTCATCTTAAATCGTATTGGCAGCATTTAAACGCTACCAAACATTGCCGTGTATTGGTTCCGTTATGTGGAAAAACCCGCGATATGTTATGGCTATGCGGACAAGGATACCGGGTTCTTGGCGTCGAAATAAGCCCGCTTGCTGTACGCGATTTTTTTACTGAAAGCAGTTTAAATCCTGAAATCGTTCAACAAGATAACTTTTGCCGTTGGGAAGCCGATAGTTTGGTCATTCTTCAAGGTGATTTTTTCAATATTAATAGCGATCAGGTTCAGGACATAGCCTGTGTTTTTGATCGTGCTTCACTGGTTGCCTTGCCTGTCGAACTCCGTCAACAATACGTTCAACATTTAAAAAACATTTTGCCGGATAACGTGAAAACTTTACTGATGACATTTGACTATGAACAAAAAGAAATGAATGGTCCGCCTTTTTCCGTCAGTGAAAACGAGATTCGCGACCTTTATCAGGAAGATCATGAAATCATACTACTCTGCAAACAAGACGTACTGGATGAATATCCCCAACTTCAAGCTCAGGGACTGAATCGTTTACAGGAGAAAATCTATTTATTAAAGCCACGTTAG
- a CDS encoding rhodanese-like domain-containing protein, with product MMKKMYRILIVLCLFVTNGALAGNSLLKETDIEAVALKVATETMQGSYKLLSVAELKQMIDAKENFVLIDAHPTEEYNLAYIDGARHFGFQSNHSGNWEKDIAMPDSFTQEDYRVLLGADKNKKIVTYCGLTKCGRSHNAASWAKKLGYTNVYRAPGGISAWIDSGYSYKTNLNK from the coding sequence ATGATGAAAAAAATGTACCGTATCCTGATAGTTTTATGCCTGTTTGTGACTAATGGCGCGTTGGCGGGCAATAGTTTGTTAAAAGAAACTGACATTGAAGCGGTGGCGCTTAAAGTAGCCACAGAAACCATGCAAGGTAGTTATAAACTTTTGAGCGTGGCTGAGCTTAAACAAATGATTGATGCCAAAGAAAACTTTGTACTAATCGACGCACACCCTACCGAAGAATACAATCTGGCTTATATTGATGGCGCACGGCATTTCGGTTTTCAATCTAATCACTCGGGTAATTGGGAAAAAGATATAGCGATGCCTGATAGTTTTACGCAAGAGGATTATCGTGTCTTGCTGGGCGCTGATAAAAACAAGAAAATCGTCACTTATTGCGGTCTTACCAAATGTGGCCGCTCACATAATGCGGCATCTTGGGCAAAAAAACTAGGCTACACCAATGTATACCGTGCGCCAGGTGGCATTTCTGCATGGATAGATAGCGGTTATTCCTACAAAACTAATTTGAACAAGTAA
- a CDS encoding carbonic anhydrase, whose translation MGKILNEVLAANRDYANDFGDKGALPMPPGRHFAILTCMDARLDPAKYAGLSEGDAHVIRNAGGRASEDAIRSLVISYKLLGTREWFVVHHTDCGMETFTDDIMRGLLGSSLKTASVDANGWHDCCEGPGSAEGKYIDWLTIKDQEQSVFEDVTRIKNHPLVPSDIPIYGYIYDVKSGRLIEVPAATEVGRVS comes from the coding sequence ATGGGTAAAATTCTTAATGAAGTTTTAGCGGCAAACAGAGATTACGCGAATGATTTTGGTGACAAAGGTGCTTTACCTATGCCTCCCGGAAGACATTTTGCGATTTTAACCTGTATGGATGCCCGTTTGGATCCCGCCAAATATGCGGGCTTATCTGAAGGTGATGCCCACGTAATTCGTAATGCTGGCGGCCGAGCCAGTGAGGACGCCATTCGTTCTTTGGTTATCTCCTATAAATTACTGGGAACCCGCGAATGGTTTGTCGTTCATCATACCGACTGCGGCATGGAAACGTTTACCGACGATATCATGCGCGGCCTGTTAGGCAGCAGCTTAAAAACTGCCTCCGTCGATGCCAACGGCTGGCATGATTGCTGCGAAGGTCCAGGTTCAGCAGAAGGCAAATATATCGACTGGTTGACCATTAAAGACCAGGAACAAAGCGTTTTTGAAGATGTAACCCGCATTAAAAATCATCCGCTGGTTCCTTCCGACATCCCCATTTACGGTTACATCTACGACGTTAAATCAGGCCGGCTAATTGAAGTACCCGCCGCGACAGAAGTCGGTAGAGTTAGTTAA
- a CDS encoding LysR family transcriptional regulator — translation MAKLNNTQVFCRIVELGTFTAVAREMNLSAMMISKYMAQLEESLGVALLNRTTRRLSMTEAGEIYYHRSKQLLEDFSELEEYTSQMGLQVKGTLKISASIDFGGLYMVPAIDAYQREYPDVKILMTLHNSQVNLSEGSFDLSILVTDTLDFGVVARKIAQTRLCTYASPDYIAEHGEPQHINELSSHRCLHYMDTPHKDYWVFNDGGEEVKIKANWHFASNNGRALCQAAALGMGITQAPELSVMNYLEQGQLIEILPNFRIPSLKIYATYLQRRFLPAKLATFVEFLIKYFAKNNRLSS, via the coding sequence ATGGCTAAATTAAATAATACACAGGTATTTTGCCGAATTGTTGAGTTGGGTACTTTTACAGCGGTTGCCCGCGAAATGAATCTTTCTGCGATGATGATTAGTAAATACATGGCTCAGCTGGAAGAATCTTTAGGGGTTGCCTTATTAAACAGAACAACCAGGCGACTCAGCATGACCGAAGCGGGGGAAATATACTATCACCGCAGCAAGCAATTGCTGGAGGATTTTTCGGAACTGGAAGAATATACCTCGCAGATGGGTTTACAGGTAAAAGGTACTTTAAAAATCAGCGCATCAATTGATTTTGGCGGACTTTATATGGTGCCTGCCATTGATGCTTATCAGCGGGAATATCCCGATGTTAAAATTTTGATGACCTTGCATAACAGCCAAGTTAATTTAAGCGAAGGCAGTTTCGATTTGTCTATTCTGGTCACGGATACGCTTGATTTTGGCGTAGTTGCCAGAAAAATTGCCCAAACCCGATTATGCACTTATGCATCTCCTGACTATATCGCTGAACACGGTGAACCACAACACATTAACGAGTTAAGCTCGCATCGCTGTCTGCATTATATGGATACGCCACATAAAGATTATTGGGTGTTTAATGACGGTGGCGAGGAGGTTAAAATTAAGGCGAACTGGCATTTTGCCTCAAACAATGGCAGGGCCCTGTGTCAGGCAGCCGCTTTGGGTATGGGCATAACCCAGGCACCTGAATTATCGGTGATGAATTATTTGGAACAGGGTCAGTTGATCGAAATTTTGCCGAATTTTCGCATTCCCTCGTTAAAGATTTATGCGACTTATCTGCAAAGACGCTTTCTGCCCGCCAAGTTAGCTACATTTGTGGAGTTTTTAATCAAATACTTTGCAAAAAACAACCGACTCTCAAGCTAA
- a CDS encoding type II toxin-antitoxin system RelE/ParE family toxin, with amino-acid sequence MTPILSVNFFATEAGSEPVREWLKDLSAQDRKTIGEDIKTVQFGWPLGMTLVDHIEGDIWEVRIKLDNRIARVLFVIVKKTMILLHGFIKKDQKTPKPELDLAKQRLKTLRGKR; translated from the coding sequence ATGACGCCAATACTTTCTGTTAATTTTTTTGCAACTGAAGCAGGTAGCGAACCCGTTAGAGAATGGTTAAAAGATTTATCTGCTCAAGATAGAAAAACTATTGGCGAAGATATTAAAACGGTGCAATTCGGTTGGCCTCTTGGTATGACGTTAGTCGATCACATTGAAGGCGACATTTGGGAAGTCAGAATTAAGCTTGATAATCGGATAGCGCGAGTTCTGTTTGTAATCGTCAAAAAAACAATGATTCTGCTGCATGGCTTTATCAAGAAAGATCAAAAAACACCGAAACCAGAGCTTGATTTGGCAAAACAAAGATTAAAGACCTTGCGGGGGAAAAGATGA
- a CDS encoding XRE family transcriptional regulator: MNNQHKENLHIGSSFDDFLSEEAILEEVTAVATKRVIAWQISEGMSSLKLSKTAMAKKMHTSRASLNRLLDEKDTSLTLTTLMSAAAALGKKVRIELESV, encoded by the coding sequence ATGAATAATCAACACAAAGAAAACCTTCATATTGGCAGCAGCTTTGACGACTTTCTTAGCGAAGAAGCGATTCTCGAAGAAGTAACTGCCGTAGCAACAAAACGTGTTATTGCTTGGCAAATTTCAGAAGGTATGTCTTCGCTTAAGCTGAGTAAAACGGCAATGGCAAAAAAAATGCATACCAGCAGAGCATCGCTTAATAGGTTGTTGGATGAAAAAGACACCAGTTTAACTCTTACAACCTTAATGAGTGCCGCCGCCGCTCTTGGAAAAAAAGTAAGAATAGAACTGGAATCAGTCTGA
- a CDS encoding IS1-like element transposase: MKERVIDMAINGSGIRDTGRVLKIDKNTVINTLRNKAVSLV; this comes from the coding sequence ATAAAGGAGCGGGTAATAGATATGGCAATCAATGGCAGTGGCATTCGTGATACGGGTCGTGTGCTAAAAATCGATAAGAATACGGTTATTAACACGTTAAGAAATAAAGCCGTCAGTCTTGTTTAG
- a CDS encoding IS1 family transposase: MNVRLEDAGYEAELDEQWSYVGNKSNQRWLWHAIDHATNIVLAYMFGKRKDVVFQKLKALLEPFGIKRYYTDHWGAYERHLDADKHEIGKRNTQKIERKNLNFRTWIKRLACKTIPD, encoded by the coding sequence CTGAACGTCAGGCTAGAGGACGCGGGTTATGAGGCAGAACTCGACGAACAGTGGTCTTATGTCGGTAATAAATCTAATCAACGTTGGCTCTGGCACGCTATTGACCACGCTACCAACATCGTGCTTGCCTATATGTTCGGTAAGCGTAAGGATGTGGTTTTTCAAAAACTCAAAGCGTTACTTGAACCATTTGGTATCAAGCGGTACTACACTGATCATTGGGGAGCCTATGAACGCCATCTCGATGCCGACAAGCATGAAATTGGTAAGCGCAATACCCAAAAAATAGAACGTAAAAACCTAAACTTTAGGACGTGGATTAAACGTCTGGCATGCAAAACAATTCCTGATTAG
- a CDS encoding proprotein convertase P-domain-containing protein → MFVKAVDIHIAHPHIGDLLVQLECPNGRIINLHNRGGGHKKDLNTDYRVTECGTSQVVRNWK, encoded by the coding sequence GTGTTTGTTAAGGCTGTCGATATTCATATTGCTCATCCTCACATTGGCGATCTTCTGGTGCAACTGGAATGCCCCAATGGCCGAATCATCAATTTACATAATCGCGGAGGAGGCCATAAGAAAGATCTCAATACCGATTATCGCGTTACGGAATGCGGCACTTCTCAGGTAGTGAGGAACTGGAAGTGA
- a CDS encoding DUF2490 domain-containing protein encodes MNIDSLNKHKIVNPTRSGGQSGFNQNRAFARLGWTFNKNLRVEGGYLNQYLDDATHTNNTMHHLMMGSLFANF; translated from the coding sequence ATGAATATCGACAGCCTTAACAAACACAAAATCGTCAACCCTACGCGCTCAGGGGGACAATCCGGCTTTAATCAAAACCGTGCATTTGCTCGACTTGGCTGGACTTTTAATAAAAACCTCCGGGTCGAAGGGGGATATCTCAATCAGTATCTGGATGATGCGACACATACCAATAACACCATGCACCACTTGATGATGGGGTCTTTGTTTGCCAATTTTTAA
- a CDS encoding DUF4400 domain-containing protein — protein sequence MQRNLLLSLLIWLLEIILVASFVSDRWTREIQAAEDRMLVAYIGVEKESEIRETSQKWFDRLFVRTGIKESIYRYFIPTERERQLSKGFEDVGRHDLFPFIQSRLDVLMGTVYQMIKRFIMAWIWLPFFMVTLPPFAVDGLIRRKVSQTNFDYPSPLAHRYSLYVILGAVYLLFMGLTLPFPIPPQSIPVGIFVVAFAMNVLLANTQKRI from the coding sequence ATGCAGCGCAATTTACTGCTCAGCCTGTTGATCTGGCTATTAGAAATTATTCTGGTGGCCAGCTTTGTATCGGATCGCTGGACACGGGAAATTCAAGCCGCCGAAGACCGGATGCTGGTCGCATATATTGGTGTAGAGAAAGAATCCGAAATCCGGGAGACCAGCCAAAAATGGTTTGATCGGCTCTTTGTCCGAACCGGAATCAAGGAGAGTATTTACCGCTACTTCATTCCGACCGAGCGCGAACGGCAGCTATCCAAAGGTTTCGAAGATGTTGGTCGCCATGATTTATTTCCTTTTATCCAGAGCCGACTAGATGTGCTTATGGGTACTGTATATCAAATGATCAAACGCTTTATCATGGCATGGATATGGCTTCCCTTTTTCATGGTAACTTTACCCCCTTTTGCAGTTGATGGACTGATCCGGCGAAAAGTCAGCCAGACCAATTTCGACTATCCCAGTCCCCTGGCGCATCGCTACAGCCTTTATGTCATTCTGGGCGCGGTGTATCTATTGTTTATGGGCTTAACGCTACCGTTTCCGATACCACCGCAATCGATACCGGTAGGTATTTTCGTCGTGGCTTTTGCCATGAATGTGTTGTTAGCCAATACCCAAAAGCGAATTTAA